The sequence ACTGGTGCCGTCAACTCCGTCAGCACCTTGGCCACCGGCACCGCCCGCGCCACCGTTTCCGGCCGCACCGCCCTTGCCGCCGGCACCGAACAGGTACGAGCCCCGGCCACCGGCACCACCGTTACCGCCGGCACCACCATTGTTGCCGTTGCCGCCATTGCCGTCGCCGCCGTTGGCGAAGCTGCCGGCGAGACCGACGGCACCGGCCAGCCCGTCACCGCCCTGGCCGCCCACCCCTGCCGTGCTGAACAGTCCCCACAATGCGGCGTCGCCACCGATGCCGCCCGTGCCACCGACACCACCCGCGGTGGCCGCGTCACCGCCGTCACCCCCGGCGCCACCCTGGCTGAACCAGGCGAACAGACCCGCGGCACCGCCGTCGCCACCATCGCCGCCCAGGTAACCGTCACCGCCGGCGCCGCCGTCACCACCGAACAGACCACCCTGGCCGCCCGCGCCACCGTCGATGCTGGTGCCGGTGCCGTCGGCATCCCAGCCCGCACCGCCGGTGCCGTAAATCCACCCGCCCGCATAACCGTCGGGGTGCAGAGCCGTGCCGTCCGCGCCGTCGCCAAACGGCCTGAACCAGTCGATGTCACCCCAATTGAACGACGCGTCCGCAGCGCCCGGCACATCCAGCGAGGCCGCCCCGATACCTGCCAGATTCAGATCCGCCAGGATCGCATCCCACGTGGCCTGGTCACCCAGACCATCGAAGAAGGGCGACCAACTGCCCGGATCCAGAACCACCGCCCAGGCCGCCTGGTCACCCCAGTTGGCACCCAGGTCCGCCACGGCATTACCCAGGTCGGCACCCAACAGGTCCACCAGTACATCGTCAAAATCGGCATGCGCCGGGGGCGCCGCCGCCCACGGCCCCAACCCGAACGCGAGAAACGCACTCACCGCAGTTCCGGCGCCGAACACCCGGTTGCTGCGATGAATCTTTTGACCACTCCGACGATGACGAGACATGGCACGTGCCCCTTAGCTGCAGATATTGACATCGGTGGCAAATCTGATGGGGGGCTAGGCTAGCAGTGGCAAATTCTTAGTCAACCCCTATTTCTGTGAGGAAACTGGAAGGGGGTGACCGGGTGGATTCGCGGTTGACTGAACAGGTATTACCCAAGCAGCGAAGCGCTTAAGTTAATGCTTGAAATATATTCACAGGTGATCTCCACCACTTATATGTTTCTCAGGTTAGGTAAAAATACCGACGATTTGTTTGCCAGAGCGGACGGGCTGGGCCGGGCCCGGTCAGCCGTGGGTGTCACGGCCATCGGAGGCCCCAACGCCATCGCCTCCCGGCCGAGGGGCCAGCCCGTCGCGAATGCGATAGGGATGACGGTTCGCAAAACGGGATGTCTTTTTCTCTCCCTCTCCCGCCCAAAAGAGCGACGCGGCCACCCCGTTGCCGGGGTAGCCGCGTCGGTCTGTCGAAGCAGGATCAGCCGTTGGGGCCCGATCCGTTCGGGCCGTTACCGCCGTGGCCGCCGTCGCCGCCCAGGCCGAGGTTGCCGCCGTCGCCACCGGCACCGCCAGCGCCGCCGGTGCCGGATGTTCCGGTGTTGTTCCAGCCGTCACCACCGTTGCCGCCGTTGCCGACCGGGCCACTCGGGACGCTGCCCGCGCTGCCGGCCGTGGCGTTGCCGGAACCGGTGCCGGCATTGCCGCCCGCGGCGCTCGGGTAGGCGACGTCGCCGCCGTCGCCGCCGTCACCGCCGTGGTGGTTGGTGGCGTCGCCGTTTGCTCCGGCACCACCGTTGCCCGCCGTGCCGTCGGCTCCGCCGTTGCCACCATTGCCACCCGCACCGAGGCTGCCGGTGGTGCCGTGGGCCGCGGTCCCACCGAGACCACCGTTGCCGCCGTTACCGCCTTTACCGCCGATAGCGCCGTCGCCACCGTCTTGGCCGTTGTTGGCCTGCCCGGCGACTCCCGACGCCACCGCACCGGCAGCACCGTTCATGCCGCTGCCACCCTGGCCACCGTCGGCGCCCGAGCCACCCGCACCACCGGCGCCGCCGTTACCGGCCTGCGCGCCGCCGAGTCCGCCGGCGCCGCCATTGCCGCCCGCGCCACCGTCCTGGCCCGCGAGACCGGAGCCACCCGCGACGGTGGCGCTGAGCCCGGCCACCCCCGCCGTACCGCTACCACCGGCACCACCGTCGCCACCGTTACCGATCGCGCCGCCATTGCCGCCCTTGCCGCCCGCACCGCCGGAGGCTCCCGCCGCCGCGTTCGGGTCGTGGGACGGGTCGTAGCCGGCGCCGCCGTTGCCGCCGTTGCCGGACGGGCCGATGGCCTGGGTTCCGTTCGCGCCGTCAGTACCGTCGGTGCCGCCGGCACCGACCGTGGTACCGGCCGCGCCGCCCGTTCCGCCAGTGCCGGCGATGCTCCCCGGGTCACCGCCGTTACCGCCGTTGCCGCCGTTGGGGGTGCTGGCATTGCCGGCGGCACCGTTGCCGCCCTGGCCGCCCTCGCCCGCGGTGCCGGCGCTGCCGCCGTTGCCACCATTGCCGTTGGTGCCAACGGTGCCGTGACTGGTGGTGCCGGCATTGCCGCCGGCACCTCCGGTACCGCCCGATCCGGCTTCGCCACCGTTACCGCCGTTACCGCCGCTCGCGCCGGCCACCGATCCGGTGCTGGCGTCATACCCCGCGCCACCGGTGCCGCCGGCACCGCCGGCTCCACCGCTGCCGCCGTTGCCGCCGTTGCCGGCGACGTTGGCCGCCAGCGACCCGCCGTTGCCGCCCGCACCACCCTTGCCGCCGTCGCCGCCGGCTAGGCCTTGACCACCGGCGCCGCCGTTCGGGTTTGCGAGGGTGCCCGCGGTGCCGGCCGCGCCGGTGCCGCCGACGCCGGTCTTACCGTCACCGCCGACGCCACCATTGCCGCCGTTGCCGATGTTGCCGCCGTTGCCGCCGGCTCCGCCGTCACCGCCGCTGGTACCACCGGCCGCGCCTGCGTCGTTGGCGGCGTTGTAGCCGTCGCCGCCCGCACCACCGTTACCGGCCGGCCCAGTGATGCCGGTGCCGTCGGCCCCGTTACCGCCGTTGATCCCACCGGTGCCGCCGGTGCCGTGCGCACCACCGGCGCCGCCGCTGCCCGCGGTGCCGGCGTTACCGCCCGCACCGCCGTTGCCGCCGTTGATGGCCAGCGCATCGCCGTTGGCGCCGTTCCCGCCATCACCCGGTGTGCCGGCGTCACCACCAGCACCGCCGGCGCCGCCGTTGCCGTTGGCACCAGCGGTCCCGTTGGAGGCAGCGCCACCGTTGCCACCGGCGCCGCCGTAGCCGCCGGCCTGGCCGTTGCCGCCGGACCCGCCATCGGTTCCGGAGTCGCCGGCCACCGTGGCGCTGGTGCCGGCGACGCCGTCGCCGCCGCTGCCGCCCCTGCCGCCGGCCCCGCCGACACCGCCGGTGCCACCGTTGCCGGACGTCGAGCCGCCGACACCACCGTCGCCGCCCTTGCCGCCGTGGAAGCCCGCGGTGCCGTCGGTGCCGCTGATGTGGGCCAGCGTGCCCTGGTTGCCGTCGGTGCCGTTGCCGCCGGTGCCGCCTGCGCCGCCCGCTCCACCGTTGCCGATGTTGCCGCCGTCGCCGCCCTTACCGCCATCGCCACCGACGCCGGTCGCATTGTCGAAGCCGGCACCGCCGGCGCCGCCGTTGCCTGCCGGACCGGCCGGGCTGCTGCCGCCGGTTCCGCTGGTGGCAGGACCTGCGCCGGTACCGGCCGCGCCGCCGGTTCCACCGGTGCTCGAGTTGCCCCCGGCGCCGCCGTTGCCCCCGTTGAGGTTGGACGCGTCGCCGGCCGCACCGTCACCGCCGTTGCCCCCGGCGGCGCCGTCGCCACCGGATCCTCCGGACCCGGCCGCGCCCTCGCTGCCACCGGCTCCAGAGCCACCCGCGGCCACGCCGCCGGCCGCACCACCGTTGCCGCCCCGGCCGCCGTTGCCGGCTGAACCGGCGTCGCCGCCCTTCTCCCCAGAACCGTCACCGCTGTTGAGATAGGTGCCGTTGGTCCCGGCCGCGCCGGCACCCGCGTTTCCGCCCTGGGCGCCCGCACCGCCGGCTCCGCCGTTGCCGCCCTGACCGGAGATGGCGCCGCCGAGGCCACCCGCACCGCCGTTGCCGCCCGACCCGCCGTCGGTACCGCTGGTGCCGTCGTCTCCCGCCACCGTGGCGGCGATCCCGTTGGTGCCCGCGACACCGCTGCCGCCGGCCCCGCCGTCGCCGCCGTCGCCGAGGTTGCCGCCGTCGCCACCGCGGCCGCCGTTGCCGCCGGACGCGCCGGCCGCGCTGGAGGTGAAGCCGTCACCGCCCTTGCCGCCGTTGCCCACCGGGCCGCTGACACCGGCACCCTGCGATCCGGCGGCGCCGGTCGACGCACCGGTACCGGCCGTGCCCGCGGCACCGCCCTGGCTGGAGTCACCACCGCGACCACCGTTGCCGCCGTTGATGTTGTTCACGTCGCCGTTGGCGCCGGCACCGCCGTTGCCGCCCGCGGCACCATCGCCGCCGCTGCCGGCGTTGCCACCGGCCCCGCCGGTGGCCGAGCTGCCGTCGCCGTTGGTGCCACCCGCACCACCATTGCCGCCATTACCACCGGCCCCGGCGGTCCCGGCGTTGCCACCCGCACCACCATTGCCGTCACCGGTGGCGAACGATCCGGCTGCACCGGTCACGCCCGCCGCGGCGTCGCCACCGTTGGCGCCCGAACCACCATTGCCGCCGAGACCGCCGGTCAGTGCCGCCGACCCGGTACCGGCGTTGCCGCCCTTGCCGCCGACGCCACCCGAGCCACCACTGGTGCCGGAGTTGCCGTTACCACTTGCGTCGGTGCCGACACCATTGTTCCCGGCCACGCCGTTGCCGCCGGCGCCGCCGTTGCCACCGTTGCCGAGGTTGCCGCCGTTGCCACCGGCACCGCCGTTGCCACCGGACGCACCGGCCGCACTGGAGGTGAAGCCGTCACCGCCCTTGCCGCCGTTGCCGGCCGGGCCGCCCACACCCGCACCCTGCGATCCGGCGGCGCCGGTCGACGCGCCGGTACCGGCCGTGCCCGCGGCACCGCCCTGGCTGGAGTCACCAC is a genomic window of Mycolicibacter heraklionensis containing:
- a CDS encoding PE family protein, whose product is MAGSHRRVLGAGSAAAAFLAFGMTPLVSAPAAQADGEFDWLLELFNPAAWPAAEVDTTGGLDWASLFDSSAGLASGDPFDLSAYIDEFVYMPLHAGMLDWIESPLGIQVDTFINETFGFGSLVIGNGATGVAGVDGGNGGAGGWLFGNGGDGVDGGDGGAAGLFGNGGAGGAGLAGLAGGDGGAGGSWMGVGGSGGAGGEGGGAGGNGGDGTGWLFGSGGAGGAGGIGAAGAAGLAGATGVWASDGNGAVGGNGVVGGNGGNGGAGGKASGFFGNGGNGGVGGAGGVGGNGGRGGDGAAGEWDEAASNGNGGDGAGGGDGANGGQGGQGGLGGAGTSLGSAGVNGLGGQGGAGGNAGIAGDGGAGLEATSEHPDGGNGGDGGNPGAIGHGGEGGLTGGSTTERAASGADGQAATSGGNGGNGGAGFDVAAYNAAHAGELGFKALTFAGGNGGLGGNAGAVGDGGTGGNGGNGGDGGKGGNSGVLLENGHGGKGGAGGNGGNGGAGGAGGWEAGQGGAGGTGGKGGAGGVGGDALNPNSGTGGDGGVGGRGGLGGAGGAGYTGAAGVQGVNDGAGENGGNGGAGGTGGEGGAGGNAGHGATSNGGNGNGGAGGKGGDAGAGGNGGRGADGDATHLDGGQGGNGGNAGVEGAGGAGGSAGTGGNGGTAGLHGASGNQVTGGGNGGDGGDGFTSTVAGASGGNGGAGGDGGNLGNGGNGGAGGNGVAGNNGVGTDASGNGNSGTSGGSGGVGGKGGNAGTGSAALTGGLGGNGGSGANGGDAAAGVTGAAGSFATGDGNGGAGGNAGTAGAGGNGGNGGAGGTNGDGSSASTGTGGNAGNGGAGAKGGDGGAGANGDASHLNGGNGGRGGDSSQGGAAGTAGTGASTGAAGSQGAGVGGPAGNGGKGGDGFTSSAAGASGGNGGAGGNGGNLGNGGNGGAGGNGVAGNNGVGTDASGNGNSGTSGGSGGVGGKGGNAGTGSAALTGGLGGNGGSGANGGDAAAGVTGAAGSFATGDGNGGAGGNAGTAGAGGNGGNGGAGGTNGDGSSATGGAGGNAGSGGDGAAGGNGGAGANGDVNNINGGNGGRGGDSSQGGAAGTAGTGASTGAAGSQGAGVSGPVGNGGKGGDGFTSSAAGASGGNGGRGGDGGNLGDGGDGGAGGSGVAGTNGIAATVAGDDGTSGTDGGSGGNGGAGGLGGAISGQGGNGGAGGAGAQGGNAGAGAAGTNGTYLNSGDGSGEKGGDAGSAGNGGRGGNGGAAGGVAAGGSGAGGSEGAAGSGGSGGDGAAGGNGGDGAAGDASNLNGGNGGAGGNSSTGGTGGAAGTGAGPATSGTGGSSPAGPAGNGGAGGAGFDNATGVGGDGGKGGDGGNIGNGGAGGAGGTGGNGTDGNQGTLAHISGTDGTAGFHGGKGGDGGVGGSTSGNGGTGGVGGAGGRGGSGGDGVAGTSATVAGDSGTDGGSGGNGQAGGYGGAGGNGGAASNGTAGANGNGGAGGAGGDAGTPGDGGNGANGDALAINGGNGGAGGNAGTAGSGGAGGAHGTGGTGGINGGNGADGTGITGPAGNGGAGGDGYNAANDAGAAGGTSGGDGGAGGNGGNIGNGGNGGVGGDGKTGVGGTGAAGTAGTLANPNGGAGGQGLAGGDGGKGGAGGNGGSLAANVAGNGGNGGSGGAGGAGGTGGAGYDASTGSVAGASGGNGGNGGEAGSGGTGGAGGNAGTTSHGTVGTNGNGGNGGSAGTAGEGGQGGNGAAGNASTPNGGNGGNGGDPGSIAGTGGTGGAAGTTVGAGGTDGTDGANGTQAIGPSGNGGNGGAGYDPSHDPNAAAGASGGAGGKGGNGGAIGNGGDGGAGGSGTAGVAGLSATVAGGSGLAGQDGGAGGNGGAGGLGGAQAGNGGAGGAGGSGADGGQGGSGMNGAAGAVASGVAGQANNGQDGGDGAIGGKGGNGGNGGLGGTAAHGTTGSLGAGGNGGNGGADGTAGNGGAGANGDATNHHGGDGGDGGDVAYPSAAGGNAGTGSGNATAGSAGSVPSGPVGNGGNGGDGWNNTGTSGTGGAGGAGGDGGNLGLGGDGGHGGNGPNGSGPNG